ttttttATGAGTAATAGACcttatttatatttctatttgTCAAATCTTACTCGGAAGAAGTCTTAAATAAAAGTAAGGGGGTGGAAAAAGCGGATTAAAAGATCATTGAACTTAAgtttatcaaatatttacatcggCTTGGGTAATTTTTTGTTACTGTTTGAGAGTTAGTCGGCATTTGAAAGCTGGTAAACCCCACAAAAGTATAAACGCCCAGTTACCCCAAGAAGACATACAATAAGATGTTTCGAATTTTATCAATTACTCAGAAAATTGGACatcaaactatatttttttttgtttattcagtGCCTATTAAGCTGACTACAAGTGGCTCTCAAACTTTACAGTACTGTCATTTCTGACAATAGCTGCTATTCAGATAATATTTGCTAACTACCTTCTAATGCAAAATTGGCTTTTCACACTGTtagcaaattttgtttttgattcgaTTTTACGTTAACGCAGAAAATTTTGTCTGACAGTTAACAAGTTGTCAGAAATGTTGCTATGTCTTAAAAATGCCATCTTACAATTTCAACCGTCTGGCGTTCGATTTCAACTTTAACACACAATTGTAAGTTCACACCACTTAAAGGCAATCATTTTTTAACTGACAAAATCAGCCAAAATTGTGAATTCTTAGTAGAAAAGACATaagtatttcattttaaatttgagacAGGAAAAAACTTTTACATAGGTAATTTCAAACTTATgaagttttaatcaaatatgtttatattttttcttataactttaTCAATTATGACtcaaaagtacaattttatcaatttgtatAAACCTTAAAAGAAACTGTAGCAGTGATTTCAGTATTCCTTAATAATCAACATCAACTATAAAGACCAGTGGCATTATGATTAGTGAGTGTAGAGCTGTTATATCAGAGGTCTGGGTTAAATTTctgtctgtgccacctaaaatttTGTTAGGAATACtacttcttacaaaaaaatgataaatagtTTACGAGTTATTATTGTcaggaaaagtgctttctgaaataACACTgttaaattttgcataaaaactgtaggtctccccCATCCcagacaatattactcgcacacaggaatctAAGCCCTGGTTCTCTTAGAGCTGTTACGCTGTAttctatgttatttttttctaaagaacACACCAAAATTGTTGcttaaagaaaaacactttttaaaattgtatttaatgcttatttatacaaaatcttTACAGTATTTTAGCATCATTTAGACTTTACTtaagtattttcaattttgtttgcactagaaaatacaaaaacaaatactaacaattttcttgttttgttactTTCAAATTATCGACTGACAACTTGTTTTTGCTTATAACTTTAACAGCATCAATAATTGTTTGAACAGATGGATTTTTAGCACGTGTCAGGATCCATAAGACTTCTTCATtgtgagaaaaaaaagcaaaaaatcaatttatgaaAACTGAATATAGAACCTTAAAAGATGCACAAACCTGTATGAGATGTTGATGAAGATTGACTGCATGAAAATACAACACTATAGTTCACATAGTCTGTATCAAGGACCCAGTAATTGCTTCCAGTTTTTGCTAAAATGAACACAAACAAAATCATTACATTATTCGTATAAGGATTTactaatagatttaaaataagaacttaatAACTACAACTTCATTTTTTGACTCTTACCGGGTCCGGGAATGGAAGGAAAATTGACCAATAATTTGGCATTGTCAACAACAACTGCATTTCCTTTAATAGATATTGGTAAATGAATACTGAAAAGGAGACACAAATTATAATtagttaagaaaataatttctcatttactgaaaacaattaagaaatttattcaaaattaattttttacatttgcatattaattttaaaaactattataaGAATTTTGGTTTCATTGTCATTTTTATGATTCATAATTTTCTTCACTCtaacttgatatttaaaaaataggcagacatttttaatattttaattaactttacacattcatttttcattaaacttctgTATACAATAATTGAATTAAAGGAGACGGATATGATTTTATGTACTTACTACTTATTCTTCTGAGAATTGATTACTTCAACTGATCCATCTTGCAAAAGTGTATAATTAGCTGTCACACAAATACCGCCTGTTTCAAATATTACTGGATATTTTGCTGATTCATACCATAATCCCATATACTATgttaataatgaaataaaataatgatttcaatataagttgaaaattgaaaaaataaaactt
This window of the Eupeodes corollae chromosome 3, idEupCoro1.1, whole genome shotgun sequence genome carries:
- the LOC129949067 gene encoding apolipoprotein D-like; translated protein: MIASKSILALIAIGLFGLVISCDAQIKVEGACPNVTVIPNFNATAYMGLWYESAKYPVIFETGGICVTANYTLLQDGSVEVINSQKNKYIHLPISIKGNAVVVDNAKLLVNFPSIPGPAKTGSNYWVLDTDYVNYSVVFSCSQSSSTSHTEVLWILTRAKNPSVQTIIDAVKVISKNKLSVDNLKVTKQENC